In the genome of Megalops cyprinoides isolate fMegCyp1 chromosome 7, fMegCyp1.pri, whole genome shotgun sequence, one region contains:
- the LOC118781373 gene encoding rho-related GTP-binding protein RhoA-C-like: MAAIRKKLVIVGDGACGKTCLLIVFSKDQFPEVYVPTVFENYVADIEVDGKQVELALWDTAGQEDYDRLRPLSYPDTDVILMCFSIDSPDSLENIPEKWTPEVKHFCPNVPIILVGNKKDLRNDEHTRRELAKMKQEPVKPEEGRDMANRINAFGYLECSAKTKDGVREVFEMATRAALQAKKRGKKNACLLL; encoded by the exons ATGGCTGCCATCCGTAAGAAACTGGTTATAGTGGGAGATGGAGCATGTGGGAAGACGTGTCTGCTCATTGTGTTCAGCAAAGACCAGTTCCCTGAGGTGTATGTGCCCACAGTGTTTGAGAACTACGTCGCAGACATTGAGGTGGACGGCAAGCAG GTTGAGTTGGCACTGTGGGACACAGCTGGACAGGAGGACTATGACAGGCTTCGGCCCCTATCCTACCCCGACACTGACGTCATCCTCATGTGCTTCTCCATAGACAGCCCAGACAGTTTGG AGAACATTCCAGAGAAGTGGACTCCAGAGGTAAAGCACTTCTGTCCCAACGTTCCCATCATCCTTGTGGGCAACAAAAAGGACCTTCGCAATGATGAACACACACGCCGAGAACTGGCCAAGATGAAAcag GAGCCGGTGAAACCCGAAGAAGGGCGTGACATGGCCAACCGCATCAATGCTTTTGGGTATCTGGAGTGCTCAGCAAAAACAAAGGATGGAGTGAGGGAGGTGTTTGAGATGGCAACCAGAGCTGCGCTCCAAGCCAAGAAACGTGGCAAGAAGAATGCTTGTCTTCTGCTATAG